Proteins from a single region of Candidatus Leptovillus gracilis:
- a CDS encoding metal-sensitive transcriptional regulator has product MDDSTKKAVSQRLASAAGHIKGIERMVNDDAYCIDVIQQIQAVQAALAKINTLMLDNHLHTCVTSAIRGDDPAERERLLQEITQVFEVTGKK; this is encoded by the coding sequence ATGGACGACAGCACAAAAAAAGCAGTCAGCCAACGGCTGGCCAGCGCCGCCGGGCACATCAAGGGCATCGAGCGCATGGTCAACGACGACGCCTACTGCATAGACGTTATCCAGCAGATTCAGGCGGTGCAGGCCGCCCTGGCAAAAATCAACACTCTCATGCTGGATAATCACCTGCACACCTGCGTCACCTCCGCCATTCGCGGCGATGATCCCGCCGAGCGGGAGCGTCTGCTGCAAGAAATCACCCAGGTCTTTGAAGTGACCGGGAAAAAGTGA
- a CDS encoding copper-translocating P-type ATPase, translating into MSEPKQITLPVVGMTCANCVAAVERSAKKVDGVAAATVNYASEKVTFTYDPALVKPQEVTAQVIARIEKAGYGVPTAVAELPLLGMTCTNCANTIERRLNKVDGVLSAEVNYASEKATVRYTPGAATRGDLVAAVRRAGYDVVTAVADPSAPDDSLQDAEAAAREAEVKHQERRLLVGLLFSVPLFLFSMSRDFGLLGDWAQANWVNWLFFALATPVQFYVGWDYYVGAYKSLGNRSANMDVLVAMGSSVAYFYSVAVLIGLTLGTHALGHHVYFETSAMIISLIVLGKLMEARAKGRTSEAIKKLIGLQAKTARVVRDTMELDIPIAEVMPGDLVIVRPGEKAPVDGVVVDGRSTFDESMISGESLPVDKTIGDAIIGATINRQGLIRFEATKVGKETALAQIIKLVEQAQGSKAPIQRVVDQVAAYFVPFVLVTAVLTFIIWYVATGDFVAALIRLTAVLVIACPCAMGLATPTSIMVGVGKGAEHGILFKNSAALEQAHKLNAIVLDKTGTITRGQPSVTDVIISDSALRTPHSEFLRLAASAERGSEHPLGEAIVRAANEQGLSLSQPTHFEGIAGFGIRAQVDGRDVLLGNLRLMQREAVSLNGLEAQAQTLQAEAKTAMWLALDGRASALIGVADTIKDGSKEAVQAMHALGLTVVMMTGDNEATAQAIAAEVGIDRVFAEVLPGDKANHVKKLQDEGFVVGMVGDGINDAPALAQANVGLAIGTGTDVAMETADVTLMRGDLRSVPQAIKLSKMTMRNIKENLVWAFGYNTALIPIAAGILAPFDWAPDFLRQLHPILAAGAMAFSSVSVVSNSLRLRRLKL; encoded by the coding sequence ATGTCCGAACCAAAACAAATTACGCTGCCCGTGGTGGGCATGACTTGCGCCAACTGCGTGGCGGCGGTGGAACGCAGCGCCAAAAAAGTGGATGGCGTCGCCGCGGCAACGGTGAATTACGCCAGCGAAAAAGTGACGTTTACCTACGATCCGGCGCTGGTGAAGCCGCAAGAGGTGACGGCGCAGGTGATCGCCCGCATCGAAAAAGCGGGTTACGGCGTGCCAACGGCCGTCGCCGAACTCCCCCTCCTGGGCATGACCTGCACCAACTGCGCCAACACCATCGAACGCCGCCTGAACAAAGTCGATGGCGTGCTTTCGGCGGAAGTGAACTACGCCAGCGAAAAAGCGACGGTGCGCTACACCCCCGGCGCAGCCACACGCGGCGATCTGGTGGCCGCCGTGCGCCGCGCCGGGTATGATGTGGTGACGGCCGTGGCCGACCCGTCTGCCCCCGATGACTCCCTCCAAGACGCCGAAGCCGCCGCCCGCGAAGCCGAAGTGAAGCACCAGGAGCGCCGTCTGCTGGTCGGCCTCCTCTTTTCCGTGCCGCTGTTTTTGTTCAGCATGAGCCGCGATTTTGGCCTGTTGGGCGATTGGGCGCAGGCCAACTGGGTCAACTGGCTCTTTTTTGCCCTGGCGACGCCGGTGCAGTTTTACGTCGGTTGGGATTATTACGTGGGGGCCTACAAGAGCCTGGGCAACCGCAGCGCCAACATGGACGTGTTGGTGGCCATGGGGTCATCGGTGGCCTATTTCTACAGCGTCGCCGTTCTCATCGGCCTGACGCTGGGCACACACGCCCTCGGCCACCATGTCTACTTCGAGACCTCGGCGATGATCATCAGCCTCATCGTCCTGGGCAAGCTGATGGAAGCGCGGGCCAAAGGGCGCACCAGCGAGGCGATCAAGAAGCTTATCGGCCTGCAAGCCAAAACGGCGCGCGTGGTGCGCGATACTATGGAGCTAGACATCCCTATCGCCGAGGTGATGCCGGGCGATCTGGTGATTGTGCGGCCGGGCGAGAAAGCGCCGGTGGATGGCGTGGTGGTAGACGGCCGTTCCACCTTCGACGAGAGCATGATCAGCGGTGAAAGCCTGCCGGTAGACAAAACCATTGGCGATGCCATCATCGGCGCGACCATTAACAGGCAGGGACTGATCCGCTTCGAGGCCACCAAGGTGGGCAAAGAGACGGCGCTGGCCCAGATCATCAAGCTGGTGGAACAGGCGCAGGGGTCTAAAGCGCCAATCCAGCGGGTGGTAGACCAGGTGGCGGCTTATTTTGTGCCGTTTGTGCTGGTTACGGCCGTCCTCACCTTCATCATCTGGTATGTGGCGACGGGCGATTTTGTGGCGGCATTGATCCGGCTGACGGCCGTGTTGGTCATCGCCTGTCCTTGCGCCATGGGGCTGGCAACACCTACCTCCATCATGGTCGGCGTGGGCAAAGGCGCCGAACACGGCATCCTCTTCAAAAACAGCGCCGCCCTGGAACAGGCCCACAAACTCAACGCCATTGTGCTGGACAAAACCGGCACCATTACGCGCGGCCAACCCTCCGTCACCGACGTGATTATTTCTGATTCCGCACTCCGCACTCCGCACTCCGAATTCCTCCGCCTGGCCGCCAGCGCCGAGCGCGGCTCCGAGCATCCGTTGGGCGAGGCGATTGTGCGGGCGGCCAATGAACAAGGGCTGTCTCTCAGTCAACCAACCCATTTTGAAGGGATTGCTGGTTTTGGCATTCGCGCCCAGGTAGACGGCCGTGATGTGCTGTTGGGCAATCTGCGCCTGATGCAGCGGGAAGCCGTGTCCCTGAATGGCCTGGAAGCCCAGGCGCAAACCCTGCAAGCCGAAGCGAAAACGGCGATGTGGCTGGCCCTGGACGGCCGTGCCAGCGCCCTCATCGGCGTCGCCGACACCATCAAAGATGGCTCCAAAGAAGCCGTTCAGGCGATGCACGCTCTGGGCCTGACGGTGGTCATGATGACCGGCGATAACGAAGCCACCGCCCAGGCCATCGCCGCGGAAGTGGGCATTGACCGAGTATTCGCCGAAGTGCTGCCCGGCGACAAGGCCAACCACGTCAAAAAGCTGCAAGATGAAGGCTTTGTGGTGGGTATGGTCGGCGATGGCATCAACGACGCCCCCGCCCTGGCCCAGGCCAACGTGGGCCTGGCGATTGGCACAGGCACAGACGTAGCCATGGAAACGGCCGACGTGACCCTGATGCGTGGTGATTTGCGCAGCGTGCCGCAGGCGATTAAGCTGTCCAAAATGACTATGCGCAACATTAAAGAGAATCTCGTCTGGGCGTTTGGGTATAACACCGCGCTCATCCCCATCGCCGCCGGGATTCTGGCCCCGTTTGATTGGGCGCCGGATTTTCTGCGTCAGCTCCACCCCATTCTGGCCGCCGGCGCGATGGCCTTCTCCAGCGTCAGCGTCGTCAGCAACTCCCTCCGCCTGCGCCGCCTGAAATTGTAA